In a single window of the Verrucomicrobiia bacterium genome:
- a CDS encoding FAD-linked oxidase C-terminal domain-containing protein, whose translation MPLSTTLLTDLRRLLGAGNVLTEQEDLIPYSFDATAALRQMPGSVVFAQTTGQVSAILKLANQGRIPVVTRGSGTGLSGGSIPVPDCLVLCLAKMDGVLELDRANLTLLAEAGATTQAVSDTAAAAGLFYPPDPGSMTISTIGGNVAENSGGLRGLKYGVTRNYVMGLEVVLPDGEVLWTGNKCVKDVAGYSIKDLFIGSEGTLGVITKVLLKLIPKPAAKKTLVATFAQMDQAAQAVSDIIAAHIIPCTLEFLDRTTIQCVEEFAKIGLPLDCEALLLMETDGHPGPVAEEAARMEALARKNGAADVRAAKDEAEAARLASARRSAFSALARVAPTTILEDATVPRSQLANMIRFVEEVAKKYRLRIGAFGHMGDGNLHPTFLTDERNHEEMHRVEVAFKEIFAEAVRLGGTITGEHGVGLAKKSFLPAFAGDAPMRVMREFRRALDPKGILNPGKMFDVL comes from the coding sequence ATGCCTCTTTCCACAACCCTTTTAACGGACCTGCGCCGGCTGCTTGGGGCTGGCAACGTCCTGACCGAGCAGGAAGACCTCATCCCATACTCCTTTGATGCTACTGCGGCGCTGAGGCAGATGCCCGGGTCCGTTGTTTTTGCGCAAACCACTGGCCAGGTCTCAGCGATTCTCAAGCTGGCAAATCAGGGCCGGATACCCGTCGTGACGCGCGGTTCGGGGACCGGTCTGAGCGGTGGCAGCATTCCCGTACCGGATTGCCTGGTGCTGTGCCTGGCCAAAATGGACGGCGTTCTCGAGTTGGACCGCGCCAATCTCACCTTGCTGGCTGAGGCGGGCGCCACCACCCAAGCAGTTTCCGATACCGCTGCCGCCGCCGGGCTTTTTTATCCGCCTGATCCTGGTTCGATGACAATCTCCACAATCGGCGGCAACGTGGCGGAAAACTCGGGCGGTCTGCGCGGCCTGAAATACGGCGTTACCCGCAATTATGTGATGGGCCTTGAAGTGGTTTTGCCCGATGGCGAGGTCCTTTGGACGGGCAACAAATGCGTGAAGGATGTCGCCGGTTATTCCATCAAAGACCTCTTCATCGGGTCGGAAGGGACACTCGGCGTCATCACCAAGGTGCTGCTCAAGTTAATCCCCAAGCCCGCCGCCAAGAAAACCCTCGTCGCCACTTTTGCACAGATGGATCAGGCGGCCCAGGCTGTTTCGGATATCATCGCAGCGCACATTATCCCCTGTACGCTCGAGTTTTTGGACCGTACCACAATTCAATGCGTGGAGGAGTTCGCAAAAATTGGCCTGCCCCTGGACTGCGAAGCGCTATTGCTGATGGAAACGGACGGGCACCCAGGTCCGGTCGCCGAAGAAGCGGCACGAATGGAGGCCCTGGCCCGCAAGAACGGGGCCGCCGACGTGCGGGCCGCCAAAGACGAAGCGGAAGCCGCCCGCCTGGCCAGCGCCCGGCGCAGCGCCTTCTCTGCGCTCGCGCGGGTTGCCCCAACCACCATCCTCGAAGACGCCACCGTACCCCGAAGCCAATTAGCGAACATGATCCGATTCGTTGAGGAGGTCGCAAAAAAATATCGCCTGCGCATCGGCGCTTTCGGCCACATGGGCGATGGCAATCTTCATCCCACCTTCCTGACCGACGAACGCAACCACGAGGAGATGCATCGCGTCGAGGTCGCCTTCAAAGAGATTTTCGCCGAGGCCGTCCGGCTGGGCGGCACGATAACCGGCGAGCACGGCGTTGGCCTTGCCAAAAAATCGTTCCTGCCGGCATTCGCCGGCGATGCTCCAATGCGCGTCATGCGCGAGTTCCGCCGTGCGCTGGACCCAAAGGGGATTCTGAATCCCGGGAAGATGTTTGATGTTCTATGA